From a single Sporosarcina oncorhynchi genomic region:
- a CDS encoding MurR/RpiR family transcriptional regulator has product MSFIERMQDSLGDLSEAKKRVAYYLMDNWLEAAFLSAAKVARNTDVSESVVVRFSQDIGYSGFPELQKEIQEILKSRLVNRDPMESNEVEPMTNQHPELQKVYDLSLGNLNEVLAKNTIEAFNEVLTDIIQAKRIVILARKNSLGPAHILNVHINEVFSKSQVINGESVEALDIIRGLSAEDIVINIAIPSYSKRIRQFSDYLCERGIPQIAITNTFSNPFAKNAKCTLVTSVNSLSYSNSHLGTVFIIDVLIYLLTLESKGELVRKLEEINTLNERFGIIFDG; this is encoded by the coding sequence TTGTCATTTATCGAGAGAATGCAAGACTCACTTGGAGATCTGAGTGAAGCGAAAAAAAGAGTGGCTTATTATTTAATGGACAATTGGCTGGAAGCAGCATTCTTATCTGCAGCAAAAGTTGCCAGGAATACAGATGTCAGCGAATCCGTCGTTGTACGTTTTTCACAAGACATTGGCTATTCGGGGTTTCCTGAACTACAAAAAGAAATTCAGGAGATCTTAAAATCTAGATTAGTTAATAGAGACCCTATGGAATCAAATGAAGTTGAACCTATGACCAATCAGCATCCAGAGTTACAAAAAGTCTACGATCTTTCTTTAGGAAACCTGAATGAAGTGTTAGCAAAGAATACAATTGAAGCATTCAACGAAGTTTTAACGGATATTATTCAGGCAAAGCGTATAGTGATTTTAGCCCGTAAGAACTCGCTAGGTCCGGCACACATTTTAAACGTTCACATTAACGAAGTGTTTTCAAAGTCTCAAGTAATTAACGGAGAGAGCGTGGAAGCGTTGGATATTATTAGGGGCTTATCAGCAGAGGATATTGTAATTAATATCGCTATCCCTTCCTATTCGAAACGAATCCGCCAATTCAGCGACTATTTGTGTGAAAGAGGGATACCGCAAATAGCAATTACCAATACATTCTCAAACCCTTTTGCAAAAAATGCGAAATGCACGCTTGTGACTAGCGTAAACTCACTATCCTACTCAAACTCCCACTTAGGAACCGTTTTCATCATCGATGTATTAATTTATTTACTGACGTTGGAAAGCAAAGGCGAATTGGTAAGGAAACTTGAAGAGATTAACACACTAAATGAGCGGTTTGGGATTATATTTGACGGATAA
- the nagA gene encoding N-acetylglucosamine-6-phosphate deacetylase, protein MTGKVNAILLKGGQLYVDGQFHENGYVKIEGERIVDVGSMIEHDVERGCQVFELEPACKIIPGFIDIHIHGAANADTMDATTEALETIANVLPSEGTTSFLATLITSTEECIENALVNAKDYIEGTQPIGHADVLGIHLEGPFINPKRAGAQPLSHIRPHDQRQLEQWLDLAGGHIKQVTLAPEQAGGLSIVEMLTRRGVVTSIGHSDATYEEVVAAVQCGATCVTHLYNQMRGLHHREPGVVGAAFLLDEVKAEIIVDGIHIRPEMVKLAYKQKGKDGLILITDSMRAKYLGDGEYDLGGQQVTVAGEMSVLEDGSLAGSVLKMGNAVKNMMAFTGCGLPEAITMASENPAKHLNLFGRKGSLTIGKDADIVILDQHHDVSMTFCRGTLAFTAKGGRHAHH, encoded by the coding sequence ATGACTGGAAAAGTGAATGCAATTTTATTAAAAGGTGGTCAGCTCTATGTAGATGGCCAGTTTCATGAAAATGGATACGTGAAGATAGAAGGAGAGAGGATTGTCGATGTCGGAAGCATGATTGAGCACGATGTGGAAAGAGGTTGCCAAGTGTTTGAGCTTGAGCCTGCTTGTAAAATCATTCCCGGGTTCATTGACATCCATATTCATGGAGCGGCGAATGCAGATACGATGGATGCCACTACGGAAGCATTGGAAACGATAGCGAATGTGTTGCCTTCAGAAGGGACGACAAGCTTTTTAGCGACATTGATCACGTCAACGGAAGAGTGTATCGAAAATGCATTAGTTAACGCGAAGGATTATATAGAAGGAACTCAACCAATTGGGCATGCGGACGTGCTTGGCATCCACTTGGAAGGACCTTTCATCAACCCCAAACGAGCAGGTGCACAACCGCTTAGTCATATTCGTCCCCATGATCAAAGGCAACTGGAGCAATGGCTAGACCTTGCGGGCGGGCATATTAAACAAGTGACGCTAGCACCTGAACAAGCAGGTGGGCTCTCAATCGTAGAGATGCTGACAAGAAGGGGCGTCGTGACGTCTATTGGCCATTCGGATGCAACGTATGAAGAAGTCGTAGCGGCTGTTCAGTGTGGGGCTACGTGTGTGACGCATCTTTATAACCAAATGAGGGGACTACATCATCGTGAGCCTGGGGTAGTAGGTGCGGCATTTTTATTAGATGAAGTAAAAGCGGAAATCATCGTAGATGGTATTCACATACGACCCGAAATGGTGAAGCTTGCATACAAACAAAAGGGGAAAGACGGGCTCATATTAATAACGGATTCGATGCGTGCGAAGTATTTAGGTGATGGGGAATATGATTTAGGCGGCCAACAAGTAACCGTTGCAGGGGAAATGTCCGTGTTAGAAGATGGTTCGTTGGCAGGCAGTGTACTCAAAATGGGAAATGCCGTGAAAAATATGATGGCGTTTACGGGATGCGGTTTACCGGAAGCGATTACGATGGCTTCAGAAAATCCGGCAAAACACCTGAATCTATTTGGGCGGAAAGGTAGTCTTACAATTGGAAAGGATGCAGATATCGTTATACTCGATCAACATCATGACGTCAGCATGACATTTTGTCGCGGGACGCTGGCGTTTACCGCAAAAGGAGGACGTCATGCGCATCATTGA
- a CDS encoding zinc-ribbon domain-containing protein, with amino-acid sequence MFCPNCGVKNEQEANFCGGCGQPIRKKSRAWWMILIAVLCFGVLGGTGYVYMQITKKEAL; translated from the coding sequence ATGTTCTGTCCAAATTGCGGGGTGAAAAATGAACAAGAAGCGAATTTCTGCGGGGGTTGCGGTCAACCGATACGGAAGAAGAGCCGTGCTTGGTGGATGATTCTTATTGCCGTCCTCTGTTTTGGTGTGCTAGGCGGAACGGGTTATGTATATATGCAGATTACGAAAAAGGAAGCGCTGTAA
- a CDS encoding sodium/glutamate symporter, which translates to MIPNELISSGTLNALLFYFIVMGALLTVGVFVRVKVKIFKKYFIPASLIAGFIGLAFGPYGVKLFSAEMVGTWGGIAGILITIVFAPMLIGMKNEKQKGTSKLVTRHLLYSYTGSLLQLSVPLIVAALILIPLFDLNQMFASIIEVGWAGGHGTAAGMTEVYTDLGWESGASLGVTAATLGIVLGIVSGIIMINHGVRKGYTSVIKDAKTLDSNSANDILPIEKQTVSSVNTLNPDLVEGFAFHMGLIAIATLIGWFMQKAITIYVPGIPLFPLAMIGGLLVNMVISRTKYMEMINLDTFKRIQGFALDFLIIGAVASIKIPVVIEYFVPLLILTAVTLGMMIWYFYYLGKRFFPENWFENAIVHYGSYTGVAAVGLLLLRTVDPEMETDSGKAYALRAPLYSPFLGGGLITSIIPVLMLKSSSLIVGLVCLAILLVLLVVAKLTGIFAKPLESGAESNTHLRGEPVKVE; encoded by the coding sequence ATGATTCCAAATGAATTGATTTCATCAGGAACATTGAATGCATTACTGTTTTACTTTATAGTCATGGGGGCGCTTCTGACAGTTGGTGTATTTGTCAGAGTGAAAGTGAAAATCTTTAAAAAGTATTTCATTCCAGCATCATTAATTGCCGGTTTCATAGGTCTAGCATTTGGACCTTATGGAGTAAAATTGTTTTCAGCCGAAATGGTGGGTACTTGGGGAGGAATCGCAGGAATTCTAATTACCATCGTTTTCGCTCCAATGCTTATCGGAATGAAGAATGAGAAGCAAAAAGGAACATCTAAGTTAGTGACTAGGCACTTGCTTTATAGTTACACGGGGAGCTTATTACAACTTTCTGTGCCACTCATTGTGGCAGCATTAATCTTGATTCCACTATTTGACTTGAATCAGATGTTTGCTTCCATTATTGAAGTCGGTTGGGCGGGTGGACATGGAACGGCCGCTGGGATGACCGAAGTGTATACGGATCTCGGCTGGGAAAGTGGTGCCTCTTTAGGGGTAACTGCTGCTACGCTTGGTATTGTGTTAGGAATAGTATCAGGTATTATTATGATCAACCACGGTGTGCGAAAAGGCTATACCTCAGTGATTAAAGACGCTAAGACTCTTGATAGTAATAGTGCAAATGATATTCTGCCTATTGAAAAGCAAACGGTCAGTTCAGTTAATACACTGAATCCCGATCTTGTCGAGGGGTTCGCGTTCCATATGGGGCTCATTGCAATTGCCACGCTTATCGGTTGGTTCATGCAGAAAGCGATTACAATCTACGTCCCGGGAATTCCTTTATTCCCACTTGCCATGATTGGTGGTTTATTAGTCAATATGGTCATTTCAAGAACGAAATACATGGAAATGATCAACTTGGACACGTTTAAAAGGATTCAAGGCTTTGCCCTGGATTTCCTAATCATTGGAGCAGTAGCTTCCATTAAGATTCCTGTCGTCATTGAGTATTTTGTTCCGTTGTTAATTCTGACAGCGGTTACACTCGGTATGATGATCTGGTATTTCTACTATTTAGGCAAAAGATTCTTCCCGGAGAATTGGTTTGAGAACGCCATTGTTCACTATGGATCATACACTGGAGTGGCAGCTGTTGGATTATTGCTCCTTCGAACAGTAGATCCTGAAATGGAGACAGATTCCGGCAAAGCATATGCTTTGAGAGCCCCGTTATATAGTCCGTTCCTGGGGGGAGGACTTATTACCTCCATTATCCCGGTTCTTATGCTGAAAAGCAGTTCGCTAATTGTAGGACTTGTTTGTTTAGCAATCCTGTTAGTTTTGTTAGTAGTAGCAAAACTTACTGGAATTTTTGCAAAACCGTTAGAAAGCGGTGCGGAATCGAATACTCACTTGCGTGGGGAACCGGTAAAGGTGGAGTAA
- a CDS encoding MATE family efflux transporter has product MHNEKKDYQNQSLFSITWPLFIEISLHMSVGIIATLILSGYSDKAVAGVGVANQILNIFILIFNVTVIGAMILIGQNLGGGKLERARQLARSAVGINMWVGVVMTVVVVLFGDVFLRLYGLSGEIYDFALTFLTITSFSLILEAVSLALSAILRSYGHTKEAMYMTLMMNVISATGYFIAIKGWLGLPITGVVGVSYSIIVARAFLIVALLYFVYKILGFKFTLKDAFAVHKADIKAIFHIGVPSAGENISYQLSQIVITGFVAMIGDEALAARVYILNISMLCFLFTMAIGQGTQILIARYIGARDYDRTLQRGLKTLRISMFVSLTVSLTIALIGEPVLAAFTSQPGIIAIGLPVLWAIVFIEPGRAMNIVLMGSLKSVGDVRFPVVIGIICMWGVAVVFSYIFGIVLGFGLLGIWIAQGCDEWIRGLFALRRWMSKPWMKNRVEEKSLAKG; this is encoded by the coding sequence GTGCATAACGAAAAGAAAGATTATCAGAACCAATCGTTGTTCAGTATTACGTGGCCGCTTTTTATTGAGATTTCGTTGCATATGAGTGTGGGGATTATTGCGACGCTCATTTTAAGCGGCTATTCAGATAAGGCGGTTGCGGGTGTCGGGGTTGCGAATCAGATTTTGAATATTTTTATTCTGATTTTTAATGTGACCGTTATTGGGGCAATGATTCTGATTGGGCAGAATTTAGGTGGCGGCAAGTTGGAACGCGCCCGTCAACTTGCGCGATCAGCAGTAGGGATCAATATGTGGGTTGGCGTCGTGATGACTGTCGTTGTTGTGTTATTTGGGGATGTGTTTTTACGTTTGTATGGGCTGAGCGGGGAAATTTATGACTTTGCGCTTACGTTTCTGACGATCACTAGTTTTTCATTAATCCTTGAAGCTGTTTCTTTGGCGTTAAGTGCGATTTTACGAAGTTATGGTCATACAAAAGAAGCGATGTATATGACGCTTATGATGAATGTAATTAGTGCGACTGGGTACTTTATTGCGATTAAAGGATGGTTGGGTTTGCCGATAACAGGGGTCGTTGGTGTTTCGTATTCCATCATTGTCGCAAGGGCGTTCTTGATTGTTGCTCTTCTTTATTTTGTTTATAAAATATTAGGATTTAAGTTCACGCTTAAAGATGCTTTTGCCGTTCATAAAGCAGACATTAAGGCTATTTTTCATATCGGAGTTCCGTCTGCTGGAGAAAATATTTCGTATCAACTTTCACAAATTGTCATTACAGGGTTTGTCGCCATGATTGGGGATGAGGCATTGGCAGCGCGTGTGTATATACTGAATATCTCGATGCTTTGTTTTTTATTCACGATGGCGATTGGACAAGGGACGCAGATTCTAATTGCGCGTTATATTGGAGCGAGGGATTATGATCGGACGTTGCAACGTGGACTGAAGACGTTAAGGATTTCCATGTTTGTTTCATTAACAGTCTCGCTCACGATCGCCCTCATAGGGGAACCGGTATTAGCTGCGTTTACAAGCCAACCGGGCATTATTGCAATTGGACTTCCTGTTCTGTGGGCAATTGTCTTTATTGAACCAGGACGCGCGATGAACATTGTATTAATGGGCTCATTGAAATCGGTTGGTGATGTTCGTTTTCCTGTTGTTATCGGGATTATTTGCATGTGGGGCGTGGCGGTTGTGTTTAGCTACATTTTCGGAATCGTGCTTGGATTCGGTTTGCTTGGGATTTGGATCGCGCAAGGTTGTGATGAGTGGATTCGTGGACTCTTTGCGTTGAGACGGTGGATGTCTAAGCCGTGGATGAAGAACAGGGTTGAGGAGAAGTCGTTGGCGAAAGGCTAA
- a CDS encoding NAD/NADP-dependent octopine/nopaline dehydrogenase family protein: MKNLIIGAGNGGLAFGAKLIEKGIEVNLYDKFEAILLPIIANDNTIYLHDGENLLPRTFNLVTSNLEEALKDVNLIYVVTPAFAHQSVATELAQYVSDEQIIVLHPGRTGGALEVKRILENNGNVGTIVAEAETLLFACRKITDVEIKIYGMKDSVNVAVLPETETTRVTNELNKTLPYFTNANSIMETSLANIGAIFHPTPFLLNIGRVESKTAFKYYHEGITPTIAHLLEQIDKERLEIAKSYGVDIPSALDWLNKNYNLNEKTLYEAIQANNSYSEIYAPLEVSARYVLEDVPMSLVPLSQLAKLNEVNTPLINSIIDLAIGLYNQDFRETGRTLERMGLDKSHSLLEMSQK, from the coding sequence TTGAAAAATTTAATTATTGGTGCTGGAAACGGCGGATTAGCTTTCGGTGCAAAATTGATAGAAAAAGGAATTGAAGTAAACCTCTATGACAAGTTTGAAGCCATTCTTCTTCCAATCATAGCAAACGATAATACGATCTATCTGCATGATGGGGAGAACCTTTTACCAAGAACATTTAACTTAGTGACATCAAATTTGGAAGAGGCATTGAAAGATGTAAATCTGATTTATGTCGTTACACCGGCATTTGCACACCAATCCGTTGCAACTGAACTTGCACAATATGTATCGGACGAGCAAATAATCGTGTTGCATCCTGGTCGAACAGGAGGGGCTTTGGAAGTTAAAAGAATTTTGGAGAACAACGGAAACGTCGGAACTATAGTTGCTGAAGCGGAAACACTTCTGTTTGCTTGCAGGAAGATTACAGACGTGGAGATTAAAATCTATGGAATGAAAGATAGTGTCAATGTTGCTGTTCTTCCTGAGACGGAAACAACTCGCGTTACGAATGAGTTGAACAAAACACTCCCCTACTTTACTAATGCTAATAGCATAATGGAGACGAGTTTAGCCAATATTGGAGCAATTTTTCATCCTACGCCATTCTTATTGAATATTGGAAGAGTCGAGAGCAAAACCGCTTTCAAATATTATCACGAGGGAATTACACCGACAATTGCCCACCTACTTGAACAGATTGATAAAGAACGACTTGAAATCGCCAAGAGCTATGGAGTGGATATTCCTTCAGCGCTAGATTGGTTGAATAAAAACTATAACTTGAATGAGAAAACATTATATGAAGCTATCCAAGCAAATAACAGTTACAGTGAAATCTACGCACCATTAGAAGTTTCGGCACGTTATGTATTGGAGGACGTACCGATGAGCTTAGTTCCATTAAGCCAATTGGCAAAATTAAATGAAGTGAACACACCCCTAATCAATTCAATTATCGATTTAGCCATAGGTCTTTACAATCAAGATTTTAGAGAAACAGGCAGGACACTCGAAAGGATGGGACTGGATAAATCACACTCTCTTTTGGAAATGAGCCAAAAATAG
- a CDS encoding S1C family serine protease, whose amino-acid sequence MEETVVPQPVTIIQQEVVERPDKKTVEKEKTELIQETLPRVFTILTAGGQGSGFLYAKGGFIVTNAHVVSGYTDVIVKNSVGREAPGKVIGISDKYDVALIQSEAYKNLVPLASEASDTKVGTEVIALGSPNGLQNTASIGYLTGVGRDFVDEYIYDKVYQVDVQIENGSSGGPLIDAKSGKVVGINSLLLNKNRRFGFSIPLYSVTPLIEDWMTNPMTDRQVAAVAGVYDYYLPVGSYGNDSDSDNSYDYYESYETYDYEEDYEYDEYTGDAYFYDEWLGDFILEFRTEYELALYHESFNWIDPYLAPGSTAYWEYADYLDEISGEGMLFEFLENRVTDVQIFDNHSIVSTYETFNFRNNAGQEKYYEKEKEYTVVIDMDGSYRIADVRSK is encoded by the coding sequence GTGGAAGAAACAGTCGTTCCGCAACCTGTGACGATCATCCAACAGGAAGTCGTGGAACGGCCTGACAAGAAAACGGTGGAAAAAGAGAAGACAGAACTGATTCAAGAGACGTTGCCGCGCGTGTTCACCATCCTAACGGCAGGCGGGCAGGGCTCCGGTTTTCTTTATGCGAAAGGCGGCTTTATCGTGACGAATGCCCATGTCGTATCCGGCTATACCGATGTTATCGTGAAAAATTCCGTCGGCCGGGAAGCGCCTGGTAAAGTGATCGGTATCTCGGACAAATACGACGTTGCGCTTATTCAATCAGAGGCCTACAAGAATCTTGTGCCGCTTGCATCGGAAGCAAGTGATACAAAAGTCGGTACAGAAGTGATTGCGCTTGGTAGTCCGAATGGATTGCAAAATACGGCATCCATTGGCTACTTAACAGGTGTAGGTCGGGATTTTGTTGACGAGTACATTTACGATAAAGTGTACCAGGTGGATGTGCAGATCGAGAACGGGAGCAGTGGAGGTCCGTTGATTGACGCAAAAAGCGGTAAAGTAGTCGGCATCAATTCGCTGCTGCTTAATAAAAACAGGCGTTTTGGTTTTTCTATCCCACTTTACAGTGTGACACCGCTTATTGAAGACTGGATGACCAATCCGATGACGGACCGGCAAGTCGCAGCAGTGGCGGGTGTGTACGATTATTATCTTCCTGTGGGCTCCTATGGGAATGATTCCGACAGTGATAATTCCTATGACTACTATGAATCCTATGAAACATACGATTATGAAGAAGACTACGAATACGATGAGTATACGGGGGACGCCTATTTCTATGATGAATGGCTCGGGGATTTCATACTGGAGTTCCGTACAGAATATGAACTGGCGCTGTACCATGAAAGCTTCAACTGGATCGACCCATATCTGGCTCCGGGCAGCACAGCTTATTGGGAGTATGCCGATTATCTTGACGAAATTTCAGGGGAAGGGATGTTGTTTGAATTTCTTGAGAATCGTGTGACAGATGTACAAATCTTTGATAATCACTCCATTGTATCGACGTATGAGACATTCAACTTCCGCAACAACGCAGGTCAGGAAAAGTACTACGAGAAAGAAAAGGAGTATACGGTCGTCATCGATATGGACGGCTCGTACCGGATTGCGGATGTGCGGAGTAAGTGA
- a CDS encoding TrkH family potassium uptake protein: MKKKKSKRHLSPPVVIAGNLFLLIVIGTLLLKLPIATEHPISWIDAFFTVTSATTVTGLVVFDPGTTLTLFGEIVLLFLIQIGGISLMVFAVFLLVLLGRKVGMQKRIYIQATFSIQTLGGMVSFVRKILAFVFIVEGFAVILLSIHWIPQFGIRDGIYYSVFHVISAFNNAGFSLFPDNLSQFVGDPFVNIVLSSLLIIGGIGFVVVIDILQSKSIHKWSLHTKLMVTGTIALNLVATLLIFVLEFTNVHTIGNLSLADKVLASYFQAVSPRTAGFNTISIGDMEDSSLLVTMFLMFVGGGSASTASGIKLTTFIVILIATISYFRAIREPHVFGRTIKFEIIFRSLAIATVSIMIIFSSLFVLAITETIPVFPLAFEVFSAFGTVGLSMGVTEDLTDVGRVLLCIVMFLGRIGPLTLFFLLLKPKKETYRFPYDQVQSG, from the coding sequence ATGAAAAAGAAGAAGAGTAAACGACATCTCTCTCCACCAGTAGTGATTGCAGGAAACTTATTTTTGCTTATTGTTATCGGCACGTTGTTATTAAAACTACCAATTGCAACTGAACATCCGATTTCTTGGATAGATGCCTTCTTTACGGTTACTTCGGCAACGACAGTGACGGGCTTAGTCGTTTTCGATCCCGGAACGACACTTACTTTATTTGGTGAAATAGTTCTGCTGTTCCTTATTCAAATAGGTGGAATAAGTTTAATGGTATTTGCAGTCTTTCTATTAGTGCTACTTGGTAGAAAGGTTGGCATGCAAAAAAGAATTTATATACAAGCAACATTTAGTATACAAACACTCGGTGGAATGGTGAGTTTTGTCCGAAAGATTTTGGCGTTTGTCTTTATTGTTGAAGGTTTTGCGGTCATTCTCTTATCCATCCATTGGATTCCGCAGTTTGGCATACGTGATGGTATTTATTACAGTGTTTTTCATGTGATTTCTGCTTTTAATAATGCTGGCTTTTCATTATTCCCTGACAACCTCTCTCAGTTTGTCGGTGATCCATTTGTCAATATTGTTCTATCTTCTTTATTGATAATTGGGGGGATTGGTTTTGTAGTTGTCATAGATATCTTACAAAGTAAATCGATTCACAAATGGTCCCTTCATACAAAATTGATGGTTACGGGAACAATTGCCCTGAATCTCGTTGCAACTCTATTGATTTTTGTTTTGGAATTTACTAATGTGCATACAATTGGAAATCTTTCACTAGCCGATAAAGTCTTGGCTTCCTATTTCCAAGCAGTTTCACCACGAACAGCTGGTTTTAACACAATTTCTATTGGTGACATGGAAGATTCATCTTTGTTAGTTACGATGTTCCTAATGTTTGTCGGTGGTGGTAGTGCCTCAACAGCATCGGGTATTAAATTAACTACGTTTATCGTCATTCTTATTGCGACCATTTCCTATTTTAGAGCCATACGAGAACCCCATGTTTTCGGAAGAACGATAAAGTTCGAGATTATTTTTCGATCGTTAGCAATTGCGACGGTGAGCATAATGATTATTTTTAGCTCTTTATTCGTATTGGCCATTACAGAAACCATCCCTGTATTCCCGCTAGCATTTGAAGTCTTTTCAGCTTTTGGGACAGTTGGATTATCGATGGGTGTTACGGAAGATCTCACAGATGTGGGAAGAGTCTTACTATGTATCGTTATGTTTCTTGGTCGAATCGGGCCTTTAACGCTCTTCTTTTTACTTTTAAAACCGAAAAAAGAGACATACCGTTTCCCGTATGACCAAGTACAATCTGGTTAA
- a CDS encoding ornithine cyclodeaminase family protein, whose product MPASIGGDYNSVGIKWISSAPQNPDKFNLPRATGIIILNDYETLVPVAVMDGMLLSAMRTGANSGVAARYLAKEDSEVLGLVGAGAQNKTQLMAMAHVMKNLKKVKITDLNKQRAQEFANEMSEKTNLPIVVCDTAEEAVRDSDIVITATVTKTPIVKPEWIGEGTLYIHVGSHECEFGVIDKADKIVVDDWEELKHRGVETISIMYNEGKFDPSNIHAQLGEVVNGVKSGRENSKEFIYFNSVGMGIQDVALASIVFEKAKEKGVGQELSLWGTAGDSAKL is encoded by the coding sequence ATGCCGGCTTCAATAGGCGGCGATTACAATTCGGTCGGGATTAAGTGGATTTCAAGTGCTCCCCAAAATCCTGACAAGTTTAACCTGCCACGGGCGACTGGGATTATTATTTTGAATGATTACGAAACTTTAGTTCCGGTAGCAGTAATGGATGGTATGCTGTTGAGTGCTATGCGAACTGGTGCGAACTCTGGAGTGGCGGCAAGATATCTTGCCAAGGAAGATTCAGAAGTATTAGGTCTAGTAGGTGCAGGAGCGCAAAATAAAACACAGTTGATGGCAATGGCACATGTGATGAAGAACTTGAAAAAAGTAAAAATTACAGATTTAAATAAACAGCGGGCACAGGAATTTGCCAATGAAATGTCAGAGAAGACAAATCTTCCGATTGTTGTTTGTGATACGGCAGAAGAAGCTGTGAGGGATTCGGATATCGTCATTACGGCAACTGTTACTAAGACACCAATTGTTAAGCCGGAATGGATTGGAGAAGGAACACTGTACATTCATGTCGGCAGCCATGAGTGTGAGTTCGGTGTAATCGACAAAGCTGATAAAATTGTTGTAGATGATTGGGAAGAATTGAAGCATAGAGGTGTGGAAACGATTTCTATTATGTACAATGAAGGGAAATTCGATCCATCAAATATCCACGCTCAACTTGGGGAAGTTGTAAATGGTGTGAAGTCTGGCAGGGAGAATAGCAAAGAATTCATCTATTTTAATAGTGTCGGCATGGGGATCCAGGACGTTGCGCTTGCCTCCATTGTTTTTGAGAAGGCTAAAGAAAAGGGCGTTGGACAAGAACTTAGTCTGTGGGGGACAGCAGGGGACTCAGCGAAGCTATAA
- the nagB gene encoding glucosamine-6-phosphate deaminase, translating into MRIIEVETYEELSEVGAQIIIQKVRKEPNSVLGLATGSTPIGLYEKLVHDYEQNGTSYQHVTTFNLDEYVGLDEGHEQSYRTYMNDHLFDQIDIDKQQTHIPKGDAPDLVAEAQYYEERIQHADGIDLQILGIGRNGHIGFNEPGTPFSSRTHIVDLTPSTREANQKFFGNLDLVPTKAISMGIATIMASKEILLLISGPAKAEAYQRLIHGKMEEQFPASILQLHPRVTVVVEKS; encoded by the coding sequence ATGCGCATCATTGAGGTGGAAACATACGAAGAACTGAGTGAAGTAGGAGCTCAAATTATTATCCAAAAGGTGCGCAAAGAGCCAAATTCAGTGCTTGGACTTGCCACTGGTAGCACCCCGATCGGTTTATATGAAAAGCTTGTCCACGACTACGAGCAAAATGGAACATCATATCAGCACGTGACGACTTTCAATTTGGACGAATATGTGGGATTGGATGAAGGGCACGAACAAAGTTATCGCACGTATATGAACGACCATCTATTTGACCAGATTGATATTGATAAGCAACAGACGCATATACCGAAAGGGGACGCCCCTGATTTGGTAGCCGAAGCGCAGTACTATGAAGAACGCATTCAACATGCGGATGGCATTGACTTGCAAATTCTCGGCATCGGCCGAAATGGCCATATCGGTTTTAATGAGCCAGGAACGCCATTCTCTTCCCGTACGCATATTGTAGATCTGACGCCATCGACAAGAGAAGCAAATCAGAAATTTTTCGGAAATCTTGATCTGGTTCCGACAAAGGCAATCTCCATGGGGATCGCAACGATCATGGCTAGCAAAGAAATCCTACTGCTCATTTCGGGACCGGCCAAAGCGGAAGCGTACCAACGTCTCATCCATGGGAAAATGGAAGAACAATTTCCGGCATCCATTCTCCAATTACACCCCCGCGTCACCGTAGTTGTTGAAAAAAGTTAG